The Channa argus isolate prfri chromosome 14, Channa argus male v1.0, whole genome shotgun sequence genome includes a window with the following:
- the LOC137098344 gene encoding C-C motif chemokine 2-like: MLFLRTVNMVSRGLITVTTVLLCLMPGLLGPGPASCSQSSKACCTTFNRKPIPFQRIKGYRLQTPNENCNIEAIILYTAKNVAICVTRKDEWVRKTLDLLSSKLKKMSKKGSAGRRTRTKSAPGHLPFNDGNGSFFSTTEPFLNDTEIFY, translated from the exons ATGCTGTTTCTCCGCACTGTCAACATGGTTTCCAGAGGTTTGATCACTGTGACAACTGTTCTGCTCTGCCTCATGCCGGGTCTCCTCGGTCCAGGTCCAGCTTCCT GTTCCCAAAGCAGCAAAGCCTGTTGTACAACATTCAATAGGAAGCCGATACCCTTCCAGCGTATAAAAGGCTACAGACTACAAACCCCCAACGAAAACTGCAACATTGAGGCGATCAT TCTCTACACGGCTAAGAATGTGGCCATATGTGTGACTAGGAAAGATGAATGGGTGAGGAAGACTCTGGACTTACTCAG TTCCAAACTGAAAAAGATGTCCAAGAAAGGCTCTGCTGGACGGAGAACTCGGACAAAAAGTGCTCCTGGACACCTGCCATTTAATGATGGAAATGGATCTTTTTTTAGTACCACAGAACCATTCCTGAAcgacacagaaatattttattag